The segment GCCAAACTTTAATGAATACATCTGAGGCAACTTCCTCTGCGTCTTGATAATTTCCAAGCATTCGGTAGGCTTTGTTATAAACCCATTTATAATGCTTGTCGAACAATTGCCTAAATGCGGCATCATTGCCTGCTTTCGCTTGCGTCGCGAGGTAGGTATCTTCGACAGCAGATAAATCGTTAGATATTTGGCGCGCCATCCTAATCTGCTCCTTCGTCTAAATCTACTCCTTCGCCTATAAGGATCCTTTTCAGCAGGCTAATGCAATATAACGTTAAGGAAACCAATTGCGTTTCAAAAAACAGGTAAGGTGACACGCGATGGAGAATTAACGCGCTACTCATGTTATCTAAACGACCTGAAGGAAAAGAGTTAATTTATTATACAAAATTTTCACAAAATATGTCAAGGAAAAAATAACTTTTTACAAAATTTATGGATAATTACCTACGATCCCGCTAAAAAACGATCAAATCCGACTAAAAGTGAATATCGTTCGTCAAGATTCGGTTTTCAATTTTAATGTAAAAAAACAATTGGACAATGATGATTACAGGGCAAAAACAAAGAACGCGTTTCTACGACACACTTGCGAGAACAATCCGTTCCTTCTCCGCGTAGTCTTTGAGCAGCTCATACGTACAATAGGTCGATTCAGCATCGATAAGAGCTCGAACACTGTCGGCTTGCGTTTCACCAATTTCAAAGATGAGTTTTCCATTGGATGCAAGGTGTTTAGGAGCCTCAGCAATTAATCGACGAATGACGACAAGTCCATCATCACCAGCAAAGAGGGCAATCTCCGGTTCATAGTCTCGAACATCCAGACTCAAGGTGTCCCGTTCTGTATTTTTGACATAAGGTGGATTACAGACAATCCAATCGAAGCGCGTGTTTCCGTCAGTATTTATTGCTTCTATCGGTTCAAACAGGTCTCCAGATAGAAACTTAATTTGTTCTGTGCACGCGTGCGTTTCAGCATTCTTCCGAGCGACTGCGAGGGCAGACTCGGAGATGTCTGTTGCGATGATTTCCCATTCGGGTTCTTGCAACGCAAGACTCGTAGCAATAACGCCACTGCCTGTACCGAGTTCAAGTAAACGCTGGGGATTCTCCGTTTTTGTTGTGAGAATAGTCTCGACGAGTTGTTCCGTTTCCGGTCGCGGAATGAGTACCCGTTCATCTACGTAGAAGTCCAAAGACATGAACTCTTTTCGATTTGTTAGGTAGCTAACCGGTGTGCGCGCGATTCTCTTTTTTATAAGTTCCCGAAACGGCGTGAGGTGCTCTTGGAAGATCGGCATCTCGAAGTGGAGATAGAGCTGCAGACGGGTTTTTTCTAACAGATGTCCGAGCAGGACTTCAGCATCTAATCTCGGATTTGGAATGCCGTGTTGTTGAAAGTATTCAGTTGTCCAATCCAATAAATCTACCACGCGCCAGATTTTATTCGGCATAGTCTCGTGTTCCGTAGGTGGAGGCTTTAATCCTCTTTCAACTTCTCGGCTTGGTCTGCGGTCGTTAGCCGTTCAATAAACGCTTGTAGATCGCCGTCTAAAACGGCATCGAGTTGATAGGAACTGAATTGGATTCGGTGGTCGGTTACACGAGATTGTGGGAAATTATAGGTGCGAATTTTCTCGCTCCTATCGCCACTTCCAACCATAGATCTGCGGGTTTCGGCTCTTTCACTGTTAAGTTCAAATTCTTTTTGCTCTTGGAGACGTGCGCGGAGAATCTTCATCGCCTTGGAGCGATTTTTATGTTGAGATTTTTCGTCTTGACATGTCACAACCAGCCCGGTTGGCAGGTGTGTAATACGAATGGCAGAGTCAGTTGTGTTAACGCTTTGTCCACCGGGACCGGAAGATCGATAGGTATCAATTCGTAGTTCGGTCGCTTCATCGATTGCCAAGTCGAGTTCTTCTGCTTCGGGGAGAACGGCTACCGTTGCAGCAGATGTGTGAATGCGTCCACTCGCCTCTGTTGCCGGAATTCGCTGCACGCGATGTATACCGCCTTCATATTTCAGTTGACTGTATGCGTTCTCTCCTTCAATTGAGAAGACAACCTCTTTAAACCCTTTTAACCCTGTCGCATTTGAATTGAGTAACTCCAGTTTCCAGTTTTGACGTTCAGCATAGCGGTTATACATCCGAAACAATTCAGACGCAAAAAGACTGGCTTCTTCACCACCCGTACCTGCCCGAATTTCGATGATGACGTTCTTTTCATCGTTTGGGTCTTTCGGAATGAGCAGCATCTTGAGTTCTTCGGTGAGTTCTTCTTGCTTCACAGTGAGACTGTCCAACTCTTCCTGTGCTAACGCGACCATTTCAGCATCCGTTTCCGATTCTATCAGGAGGCGCGTCTCTTCGACTGCTGATTCTAACTGTTGGTACTCTTGATAGGCAGACACAATTGGGGAAAGTTCCGCATGCGTTTTCGATAATTCCATTAACCGTTGTTGATTGGAAATTTGTGCTGGGTCCCCAAGTGCCTGTTCGACTTCAGCGTATCTGTTTTCAATATCTTTGAGTTTTTCAAACATTTTTCGTACCACTTGCAAGTTAGAACTTGCTGTTAACTGTTAAATGGAAAAATAAGTTTACAGTTCGTCAGTGAACAAGAGCTCCACCGCCGCTGGCGAGGGTGTTTTGCTTGGGGAGTTTTTGCTTGGGCGTTTCCCTTGCTTGGGTGTTTCTGCGGATTTCCCCTAGTATCCTCGCCCTTTCGTTAGCGTATAGATAATTACGGGATTTACTATAAAATAAAAAACGTTTATCTGTATTTCGGGATGTACGGTGTGATTGTTCTTTGGTAGACAATAAGGCATTTCCCGTGCCTGCTGCTGTTAAGGCACGGGAACCTCTTCATGATAGCACCGATCAATAGACAGACTTGTAGGATGATACTTCTAATTGTTATCTTCTCCGGTCTGTCCGTAACGTCGGCGGAAACTTTCAACACGTCCGGCAGTATCAATGAATCGGGCTTGTTGCCCGGTGTAGAATGGGTGGCATTTTCCACAAATATCTACACGCATTTGCGGTTGAATCGCGAGCGTTTCATGGGTCGCGCCGCAAACGCATGTGATCACACATTCTACCATTTCCGGATGAATTTCGGGTTTCATAGCGTTCTCCTTTGAATTTAAAATTTCCGAATTGTTTGTTTACGATTCGGTTAAAACTAACGCCAATATTTTTGTAGTCGCGCATGTGAAGTGCGGAGGATAGGCATTCACATTTACCGCTTCGGACGTGCGTTATTTCTCACGGACGAGTTGTTGTAGGTCGCATTGTCTACCATCCGTTCGAGAAACTCCTCGTTCGTGGCATATTTTCTAAGTTGCTCAACGAGCATTTCAAGTGATTCCGCACTGTCCATTTGACTTGTGAATTTCCGTAATACCCAGACTTTGTTAAGGACATCTGGTGCCAACAAGAGTTCTTCACGGCGTGTTTTTGATTTTTCAATGTTAATCGGCGGGAAGATGCGAAGATCTAACAAGGAACGTTCCATGTGGATCTCCATGTTGGCGGTACCTTTGAATTCTTCATAAATGTATTCATCTTGCCTGCTTTCCGTATCAACGAGTACGGAGGCAATAACTGTTAGGCTGCCACCCTCTTCAAATTTCCGAGCCGCACCGCAGAACTGACGTGGCTTCACAAATGCCATGGCATC is part of the Candidatus Poribacteria bacterium genome and harbors:
- the prmC gene encoding peptide chain release factor N(5)-glutamine methyltransferase; this translates as MPNKIWRVVDLLDWTTEYFQQHGIPNPRLDAEVLLGHLLEKTRLQLYLHFEMPIFQEHLTPFRELIKKRIARTPVSYLTNRKEFMSLDFYVDERVLIPRPETEQLVETILTTKTENPQRLLELGTGSGVIATSLALQEPEWEIIATDISESALAVARKNAETHACTEQIKFLSGDLFEPIEAINTDGNTRFDWIVCNPPYVKNTERDTLSLDVRDYEPEIALFAGDDGLVVIRRLIAEAPKHLASNGKLIFEIGETQADSVRALIDAESTYCTYELLKDYAEKERIVLASVS
- the prfA gene encoding peptide chain release factor 1; protein product: MFEKLKDIENRYAEVEQALGDPAQISNQQRLMELSKTHAELSPIVSAYQEYQQLESAVEETRLLIESETDAEMVALAQEELDSLTVKQEELTEELKMLLIPKDPNDEKNVIIEIRAGTGGEEASLFASELFRMYNRYAERQNWKLELLNSNATGLKGFKEVVFSIEGENAYSQLKYEGGIHRVQRIPATEASGRIHTSAATVAVLPEAEELDLAIDEATELRIDTYRSSGPGGQSVNTTDSAIRITHLPTGLVVTCQDEKSQHKNRSKAMKILRARLQEQKEFELNSERAETRRSMVGSGDRSEKIRTYNFPQSRVTDHRIQFSSYQLDAVLDGDLQAFIERLTTADQAEKLKED
- the rpmE gene encoding 50S ribosomal protein L31, with protein sequence MKPEIHPEMVECVITCVCGATHETLAIQPQMRVDICGKCHPFYTGQQARFIDTAGRVESFRRRYGQTGEDNN